In a single window of the Blastopirellula retiformator genome:
- a CDS encoding DUF1549 domain-containing protein: protein MTDRDDPLIDSLLDELFQQKSPPDLTARILAQLPAQPQTDHTQNGAPQPAPISAPVYQAALQTNGNSTATAETVAEQDVTESGVTRSELARRRTVWARRRQWAASIAMSITLLALVAFGAWVIRSNQLEQERLANEAANPAANPNTNLAVTADPVKPATPDKPVEPAQPSPPKTQMADNTPAPTIVTPPQPQVAKTEPQPDKPAATPNRPLIVAEPIPSLAKTDAQVVTEINDALAASWKAAGAKPTDHATPEEWCRRVYLRLLGRIPTVDEIKYFASQRGRDRDEKLVDEILYGEKYHGELSQYWGSRLANTLIGRAAGMSDGSEVDRAAFERYLGESLAAGKSYDALTRELLTASGSNKRGAADYNPAVNFLGALLDQDATLATAKTCQVFLGRQAQCSQCHNHPWDAFDQRQYWQLNAFFRQSHAVKGKDSLAVVDKDYAPPGDKPEQGFVYFERNNGLVDVAYPQFPGQQPIPPSGRVSDVNRRDYLAEYVTHSDMFAEATVNRMWQHFFGVGFTPLVDDMGAHNPPSHPDLLGELSGDFAASGFDLKRLMRWIALTDAFQLSSQTSNDQVADQPYAGQPLFTHYYTRRMEAEQLYQSLEMVAQSRRTPALIADPAARHQWLGQFAREMGDDEGSVEHALDGYSQSLEMMNGRLMEKATRLDSGVLKSVINSSMSPSEKIDHLFLAALARKPNGRERKAIGQILSARQNEMPAALQDVWWALLNSNEFLLDH from the coding sequence ATGACCGATCGCGACGATCCACTGATCGACTCTCTGCTCGACGAGCTTTTCCAACAGAAAAGCCCGCCCGATCTGACCGCGCGCATCCTGGCTCAACTTCCGGCGCAACCTCAGACCGATCACACCCAAAACGGCGCGCCGCAACCTGCTCCGATCTCGGCCCCCGTCTATCAAGCCGCGCTGCAGACAAACGGCAATAGTACTGCGACCGCTGAAACTGTTGCTGAGCAGGATGTCACCGAGTCTGGCGTCACCCGCAGTGAGCTGGCTCGCCGCCGCACCGTCTGGGCCCGGCGTCGCCAATGGGCAGCTTCGATTGCGATGTCGATCACGCTGCTCGCCTTGGTCGCGTTTGGCGCCTGGGTGATTCGCAGCAACCAGTTGGAGCAAGAGCGGTTGGCCAACGAAGCGGCAAACCCCGCTGCGAATCCCAACACGAATCTCGCTGTGACGGCCGATCCAGTTAAGCCAGCGACGCCTGACAAGCCGGTCGAGCCCGCTCAGCCATCGCCCCCCAAGACGCAGATGGCCGACAACACCCCGGCGCCAACGATCGTGACGCCGCCGCAGCCGCAAGTCGCCAAGACCGAGCCCCAACCGGACAAACCGGCCGCTACGCCCAACCGCCCGCTGATTGTCGCCGAGCCGATCCCGTCGCTCGCCAAGACCGACGCCCAGGTCGTTACCGAAATCAACGACGCACTCGCCGCCAGTTGGAAAGCGGCCGGCGCCAAGCCGACCGATCACGCGACGCCGGAAGAATGGTGCCGTCGCGTCTATCTGCGTCTGCTCGGCCGGATTCCGACGGTCGACGAGATCAAGTATTTCGCCTCGCAGCGAGGTCGTGACCGCGACGAGAAACTGGTCGACGAGATCTTGTATGGCGAGAAGTATCACGGCGAACTGTCGCAGTACTGGGGCTCGCGTCTGGCCAACACGTTGATCGGTCGCGCCGCCGGCATGAGCGACGGCAGCGAAGTCGACCGAGCCGCCTTTGAGCGTTACCTGGGCGAAAGCCTAGCCGCGGGCAAGTCGTACGATGCGCTGACTCGCGAACTGCTGACCGCCTCCGGCAGCAACAAGCGTGGCGCCGCCGACTACAACCCGGCCGTCAACTTCCTGGGAGCGCTGCTTGATCAAGACGCGACCCTCGCCACCGCCAAGACCTGCCAGGTCTTCCTCGGCCGGCAAGCCCAATGCTCGCAGTGCCACAATCATCCGTGGGATGCCTTCGACCAACGTCAGTACTGGCAGCTCAACGCCTTCTTCCGCCAATCGCATGCGGTGAAGGGGAAGGATAGCCTGGCGGTGGTCGACAAAGACTACGCCCCGCCGGGAGACAAGCCGGAGCAAGGCTTCGTCTACTTCGAGCGGAACAACGGCCTGGTCGACGTCGCCTATCCGCAGTTCCCCGGCCAACAGCCGATTCCGCCCAGCGGACGCGTCAGCGACGTCAATCGCCGCGACTACCTGGCAGAGTACGTTACGCACAGCGACATGTTCGCCGAAGCGACCGTCAACCGGATGTGGCAACACTTCTTCGGCGTTGGCTTTACGCCGCTGGTCGATGATATGGGCGCCCACAACCCGCCATCGCACCCGGATCTGCTCGGCGAACTGTCCGGCGACTTCGCCGCCAGCGGCTTCGACCTGAAGCGACTGATGCGGTGGATCGCCCTGACCGACGCATTCCAGCTTTCGAGTCAAACTTCCAACGATCAAGTTGCCGACCAACCTTACGCCGGTCAGCCGCTGTTTACGCACTACTACACGCGGCGGATGGAAGCGGAACAGTTGTACCAATCGCTGGAGATGGTCGCGCAGTCGCGGCGGACGCCGGCTTTGATCGCCGATCCGGCCGCACGTCATCAATGGCTGGGGCAATTTGCCCGCGAGATGGGTGACGACGAAGGCTCGGTCGAACACGCTTTGGACGGCTACTCGCAGTCGCTCGAAATGATGAACGGCCGCTTGATGGAAAAAGCGACGCGGCTCGACAGCGGCGTCCTAAAGAGCGTCATCAACAGCAGCATGTCTCCTAGCGAGAAAATCGATCACCTCTTTTTGGCCGCCTTGGCTCGCAAGCCGAACGGTCGCGAACGAAAAGCGATCGGGCAAATTCTGTCCGCTCGTCAGAACGAAATGCCCGCGGCGCTCCAAGACGTCTGGTGGGCCCTTTTGAACAGTAACGAGTTTTTGCTCGATCACTAA
- a CDS encoding RNA polymerase sigma factor — MSEQSPDLSDAAIQATRLIQTHQTGVWRYLRSLGCDDHEAEDLTQETFLKVLQKPFDDFDRTATAAYLRRVAHNLLIDLRRRQKRQIVTDDIEQIDAFWQQVTTVDQGKEVISVLQECMDSLTGRAQKALRMRFESRKSRQEIADALGVGEHGAKNLMQRAKTQLRQCIERKLRLEDHLSTRKP; from the coding sequence ATGAGTGAACAGTCACCCGATCTGTCAGACGCTGCAATTCAGGCGACTCGCCTGATTCAGACCCACCAAACAGGGGTCTGGCGGTATCTGCGTTCGCTTGGCTGTGACGATCACGAGGCGGAAGACCTGACGCAGGAAACCTTTCTCAAAGTCCTGCAGAAGCCGTTTGACGACTTTGATCGAACCGCCACCGCCGCTTACCTGCGACGGGTCGCGCACAACCTGCTAATCGATCTGCGGCGTCGCCAAAAGCGGCAGATCGTGACTGACGACATCGAGCAGATCGATGCGTTCTGGCAGCAAGTGACGACCGTCGACCAAGGAAAAGAGGTCATCAGCGTGCTGCAGGAATGCATGGACTCGCTGACCGGCCGGGCACAAAAGGCGCTGCGAATGCGATTTGAAAGTCGCAAGTCGCGGCAAGAGATCGCCGATGCGTTGGGCGTGGGCGAACATGGAGCGAAAAACCTGATGCAACGCGCCAAGACGCAACTGCGACAATGCATCGAACGAAAACTGCGTCTCGAAGATCACCTGTCGACCCGTAAGCCATGA
- a CDS encoding peroxiredoxin-like family protein: protein MNTIAAKNRLVVGDVAPQVKVQSCQGESVALADRWSKQPLLIQFARHLGCPFCRDRAQQLKLDYEEIAQHQGNVVFITMGPQERAQQLQESMQLPFDVLVDPYRTAYQAFRVPRGGFSEIAGPRVWLPGLSALLRSGIRAPGDDLVQLQGTFVVDSQGVIRLVHLPRHSADFPQLAEILTALDASAAP, encoded by the coding sequence ATGAACACGATCGCAGCAAAAAACCGTCTGGTCGTCGGCGACGTGGCGCCGCAAGTGAAGGTGCAATCCTGCCAAGGCGAATCAGTCGCGCTGGCCGATCGCTGGAGCAAGCAACCGCTGCTGATTCAGTTTGCTCGGCATCTGGGGTGTCCCTTCTGTCGCGATCGGGCGCAGCAGCTGAAGCTCGACTACGAAGAGATTGCCCAACACCAGGGGAACGTCGTCTTCATCACGATGGGCCCGCAGGAGCGAGCCCAGCAACTGCAGGAAAGCATGCAGTTGCCGTTTGACGTGTTGGTCGATCCGTATCGAACCGCATACCAGGCGTTTCGCGTTCCGCGGGGCGGCTTCTCCGAGATTGCGGGACCGCGCGTCTGGCTGCCCGGCCTCAGCGCGCTACTGCGAAGCGGCATTCGTGCGCCCGGCGACGACTTGGTCCAGCTGCAAGGGACATTCGTCGTCGATTCGCAAGGAGTCATCCGGCTGGTTCACTTGCCGCGACACTCGGCCGACTTTCCGCAACTCGCTGAAATCTTGACGGCGCTTGATGCGTCGGCGGCGCCATGA
- a CDS encoding VOC family protein, producing the protein MKAELFAVEIRTARFETMLAWYQNVLQLKVGIRQAEEGYALLVGEGYRIALLSRNDAQQGQAIVSLAIEVDDFNVWREHLNSKSIPLVTSENPEDFRELKLTDPDGNRVKLFAWKGEEKRTAES; encoded by the coding sequence ATGAAAGCGGAACTCTTCGCCGTCGAAATTCGGACTGCTCGGTTCGAGACGATGCTCGCGTGGTACCAGAACGTGTTGCAGCTGAAGGTCGGCATCCGTCAGGCGGAAGAAGGCTACGCGCTGCTGGTTGGCGAAGGTTACCGCATCGCTCTGCTCTCTCGCAACGACGCCCAGCAAGGACAAGCGATCGTCAGCCTGGCGATCGAAGTCGACGACTTCAACGTCTGGCGCGAGCATCTCAATAGCAAGAGCATCCCGCTCGTGACCAGCGAAAACCCGGAGGACTTTCGCGAGTTGAAGCTGACCGACCCGGATGGGAATCGGGTGAAGTTGTTTGCGTGGAAGGGGGAAGAAAAGCGGACAGCGGAAAGCTGA
- a CDS encoding leucine-rich repeat domain-containing protein, with protein MSTEPTRPQRESLLSHFAVTICAVVVMCGVLAIIGWGIALAFAPPPPDRDATDQNETVAKFREIGLEVGRNGEDQIQVVATRYPLLLTDQELAIVDGLPELEVLDLRGAPITNQALVHIENLPKLQELYLGGSVITDVEQTLFRTTITDDALPHITKLKTLRLLSLARTGVTDAAIPPLAELPNLETLFLVDVQVTDAAIDDLAKLKSLKHLYLHETPVTAEGVKQLQELLPETDVQHTH; from the coding sequence ATGTCGACCGAACCAACTCGCCCACAGCGGGAATCGCTCCTCTCTCACTTCGCGGTGACGATCTGCGCGGTGGTGGTGATGTGCGGCGTGCTGGCGATCATCGGCTGGGGAATCGCGTTGGCGTTCGCGCCACCGCCGCCGGATCGCGATGCGACCGACCAGAACGAAACGGTCGCCAAGTTTCGCGAGATCGGGCTCGAAGTCGGCCGCAATGGCGAAGACCAAATCCAAGTCGTCGCCACCCGCTATCCGCTGCTGCTGACCGATCAAGAGCTGGCGATCGTCGACGGCCTGCCAGAGCTCGAAGTGCTCGACCTCCGCGGCGCGCCGATCACCAACCAGGCGCTCGTTCACATCGAGAACCTCCCGAAACTGCAAGAGCTCTATCTCGGCGGCAGCGTCATCACCGACGTCGAGCAAACCCTCTTTCGCACCACCATCACCGACGATGCGTTGCCGCACATCACGAAGCTGAAAACCTTGCGACTTCTCAGCCTGGCTCGCACCGGAGTAACCGACGCCGCGATTCCGCCGCTAGCCGAGCTACCCAATCTAGAAACCTTGTTCCTGGTCGACGTCCAAGTCACCGACGCCGCAATCGACGACCTGGCGAAGCTGAAGTCGCTCAAGCATCTCTACCTGCACGAAACGCCGGTGACGGCCGAAGGCGTGAAGCAGCTGCAAGAACTGCTGCCGGAAACGGATGTGCAACATACGCACTGA
- a CDS encoding shikimate dehydrogenase family protein, which produces MSHETLQEIVCSLGFPAAGNPTQYVMEKCFEAASCDWRCLTLEVEPSDIADALRGTKALGFLGAAIGPPFLQEAVALLDEKTPVVEIGGIVNCVSIRDGKLHGEYSEAAAVAKVLRDVAKKRIVIAGADNRGRAIAAQLAAMSPQKLTILAAADEPGRSLADRLAADYQIETAYQLVEKPWPLAEVDIVVQTTDEEDKPLIDLATLTGDMTIVDLAITPSNALGDAVEASSATLHDGLTIAAHVQAINYHVWTGGEADVTMIRETLEEYLGV; this is translated from the coding sequence ATGTCGCACGAAACGCTCCAAGAGATCGTCTGCTCGCTCGGTTTTCCCGCCGCGGGAAACCCGACGCAGTATGTGATGGAAAAATGCTTCGAGGCGGCCAGCTGCGACTGGCGCTGTCTGACGCTGGAAGTCGAGCCCAGCGACATCGCCGACGCGCTGCGGGGGACCAAGGCGCTTGGGTTTCTAGGGGCGGCGATTGGCCCCCCATTCTTGCAGGAAGCGGTCGCCCTGCTCGACGAAAAAACGCCGGTCGTCGAGATCGGCGGCATCGTCAATTGCGTCTCGATCCGCGACGGCAAGCTGCACGGCGAATACAGCGAAGCGGCGGCGGTCGCCAAGGTGTTGAGAGACGTCGCCAAGAAGCGAATCGTGATCGCTGGCGCCGACAATCGCGGTCGGGCCATCGCCGCCCAGCTGGCCGCCATGTCGCCCCAGAAGCTGACGATCTTGGCCGCAGCCGATGAACCGGGGCGGTCGCTCGCTGATCGCCTGGCGGCGGACTACCAGATCGAGACCGCCTACCAGCTGGTCGAAAAGCCGTGGCCGCTGGCCGAAGTCGACATCGTGGTGCAAACCACCGACGAAGAGGACAAACCGCTGATCGACCTGGCGACCTTGACCGGCGACATGACGATCGTCGATCTGGCGATCACGCCGAGCAACGCCTTGGGAGACGCTGTCGAAGCGTCATCCGCAACGCTGCACGACGGCCTGACGATCGCCGCTCACGTGCAAGCGATCAACTACCACGTCTGGACCGGTGGCGAAGCGGACGTGACGATGATCCGCGAAACGCTGGAAGAGTATCTCGGCGTTTGA
- a CDS encoding DUF2752 domain-containing protein, with product MNASGESADAIDVVPLEEYELIESPAGPSSTFHWVMLALASAVLLASFTLNFQAGETVYFPWSEIQVPPSCGMKIFWNVDCPGCGLTRSFILLAHGDVAASLAYNPSGILLFGVILFQVPYRVGQLWRIRQGYPAWDMGLATAAIFSAIFAVMLIQWVVKLL from the coding sequence GTGAACGCCAGCGGCGAATCGGCGGACGCGATCGACGTCGTTCCGCTGGAAGAGTACGAACTGATCGAGTCGCCCGCTGGCCCGTCGTCCACCTTTCATTGGGTGATGCTCGCGCTCGCTTCGGCGGTCTTGCTCGCCTCGTTCACGCTCAACTTTCAAGCAGGCGAAACGGTCTACTTTCCTTGGAGCGAAATCCAAGTTCCGCCGAGCTGCGGCATGAAGATCTTCTGGAACGTCGACTGCCCCGGCTGCGGACTGACCCGGAGCTTCATCTTGCTCGCTCACGGCGACGTCGCCGCTTCGCTCGCCTACAACCCGTCCGGCATTCTGCTGTTCGGCGTGATCCTGTTCCAAGTGCCGTATCGCGTCGGACAGCTATGGCGCATCCGCCAAGGCTACCCAGCCTGGGACATGGGCCTGGCGACGGCGGCGATCTTCTCGGCCATCTTCGCCGTGATGCTGATCCAATGGGTCGTCAAATTGCTGTAG
- a CDS encoding tetratricopeptide repeat protein, whose amino-acid sequence MGGRLVILFLLALVSTLATQSVSSAANEEPSSRDRINQLIQQLGHRNFAIRERAQNELSTIGVPAFDQVYEAMNHRDLEIARRAQYLARSLNVNWAREDYSPEVRAILTRYSKQNEDQRSSLIGQLGELTSMDAVSALSRISRLEISERLSKEASLVIALNQQLGLSPESVGRLKETISAEIGSSERIGPVWLRLYEQSLDDPAPAIDERELLIEKELQTFAGRPERTTRHIVQDLLRWQVEQQRKLGRDDDSLETMRQVIRISQGSSSELIDITTWLLDQRGPQVVEELAAHYADPNGLVANGVITGRFTEEANLLYLLAEAKLVQSKIDEATAVADQAHHMNDALVDNVFLTAEALHDRGLIRWAEREYRRVIEKEGALSPRYSAWPTRRMAEMVADRGRFADAAAAYKPLIETYESENKRNKTSEEAESDRSRYHYFLARAAEQKGDVETAKRELIAANERDPFEVDVLIMMHRVSTDPKWLEQTRPKIEEARAEFKKTVEDFQKHWDFFKRNGRGVEFLGSDIRTYTRELNQYAWLVGNTYGDLDHAIQSSLLSLELAPGEGAYLDTLAHCYFSDKQYAKAVECQSEAVEQMPHYMEIREKYSKFADAYEKHVGPLVRWQPPVDPESFFPDAKEKAAK is encoded by the coding sequence ATGGGCGGCCGCCTGGTTATCCTATTTCTACTCGCACTCGTTTCGACGCTCGCTACGCAGTCGGTTTCGTCGGCTGCCAACGAGGAACCGTCGTCGCGTGATCGCATCAACCAACTGATCCAACAGCTGGGACACCGCAACTTCGCCATTCGCGAGCGGGCCCAAAACGAGCTCTCGACGATCGGCGTCCCCGCGTTCGATCAAGTCTACGAAGCGATGAACCATCGCGACCTGGAGATCGCCCGTCGCGCGCAGTACCTGGCTCGCAGCTTGAACGTCAACTGGGCCCGCGAAGACTACAGCCCGGAAGTCCGCGCGATCCTCACCCGCTACAGCAAACAAAACGAAGATCAGCGCAGCAGCCTGATTGGCCAACTGGGCGAACTGACTTCGATGGACGCGGTCTCGGCCTTGTCGCGGATCAGCCGACTAGAAATCTCGGAGCGGCTATCCAAAGAAGCCTCGCTGGTGATCGCGCTCAATCAACAGCTTGGCCTTTCGCCTGAATCGGTCGGTCGTTTGAAAGAAACAATCAGCGCTGAGATCGGCAGCAGCGAAAGAATCGGGCCCGTCTGGCTGCGACTGTATGAACAGAGCCTGGACGATCCGGCGCCGGCGATCGACGAGCGAGAATTGTTGATCGAAAAAGAGCTGCAAACGTTCGCGGGTCGCCCCGAGCGAACGACGCGGCACATCGTGCAAGACCTGCTTCGTTGGCAAGTCGAGCAGCAGCGCAAGCTCGGTCGCGACGACGACTCGCTGGAGACGATGCGGCAAGTGATTCGCATCAGCCAAGGGTCCAGCTCAGAATTGATCGACATCACCACCTGGCTGCTCGACCAGCGCGGTCCGCAAGTGGTTGAAGAGTTGGCCGCTCACTACGCCGATCCCAATGGCCTGGTGGCCAACGGAGTAATCACCGGTCGGTTCACCGAAGAGGCGAATCTGCTGTACCTACTGGCCGAAGCCAAACTGGTGCAATCCAAGATCGACGAAGCGACCGCCGTCGCCGATCAAGCGCACCACATGAACGACGCCCTGGTCGACAACGTCTTTCTGACGGCCGAAGCGCTGCATGACCGCGGCCTGATTCGCTGGGCCGAGCGAGAGTATCGCCGCGTGATCGAAAAAGAAGGCGCTCTCAGCCCGCGCTACAGCGCCTGGCCGACGCGCCGCATGGCCGAGATGGTCGCCGATCGCGGGCGATTCGCCGATGCCGCCGCCGCCTACAAGCCGCTGATCGAGACCTACGAAAGTGAGAACAAGCGGAACAAGACGTCCGAAGAAGCCGAAAGCGATCGCTCTCGCTACCACTACTTCCTGGCTCGCGCCGCCGAGCAAAAGGGAGATGTCGAAACCGCCAAGCGAGAACTAATCGCGGCGAACGAGCGCGACCCGTTCGAAGTCGACGTGCTGATCATGATGCACCGCGTTTCGACCGATCCGAAATGGCTGGAGCAGACCCGTCCGAAAATCGAAGAAGCCCGGGCCGAGTTCAAAAAGACGGTCGAAGACTTCCAGAAACATTGGGACTTCTTCAAGCGGAACGGCCGCGGCGTCGAGTTTCTCGGCAGCGACATCCGCACCTATACCCGCGAGCTGAACCAATACGCCTGGCTGGTCGGCAACACCTACGGCGATCTCGATCACGCGATCCAGTCGAGCCTGTTGTCGCTGGAACTGGCGCCCGGCGAAGGCGCCTATCTCGACACGCTAGCTCACTGCTACTTCTCTGACAAACAATACGCCAAGGCGGTTGAGTGTCAGTCCGAGGCGGTCGAGCAAATGCCGCACTACATGGAGATTCGCGAGAAGTACTCCAAGTTCGCCGACGCCTACGAAAAGCATGTCGGCCCGCTCGTTCGCTGGCAGCCGCCGGTCGATCCCGAGTCGTTCTTCCCAGACGCCAAAGAGAAAGCGGCCAAGTGA
- a CDS encoding APC family permease yields the protein MSDRRAFGLWTLTFLVVANMIGAGVFTTSGFTLASVGSPGWVVAAWVVGGFLALMGAISYGQLSRVMPESGGEYLFLSQALHPAAGFVGGWISLIAGFTGAIAYAAITLEKYVIHSVDLPLFDGSIAIVTVGVCGLLHGLGARLGAGLQNVVVLLKLALLGLFLFLAITSDIDWQGAPLPAEQRPEGWALALAFGNSLVWIALSYLGFNAAVYVASEAKEVSDVPKALLYGTVAVTLLYVLLNAVFVYAPAPTAIIGKPEVAAIAAEAIGGKPLSQLVSATIVVALFTSVMSMIMAAPRVYAKMADDGFLHHSFRAQESAPQTAIALQSVLAIGMILFYSRLESLLGYLGLTLSLCAALTVFCALLPSVRPGPLFRLSSIPPVLYLIGTLVSAVLMSINEPWALVPVAITFGVGGAAYWAIRSRSAPAADGPPSA from the coding sequence ATGAGCGACCGTCGGGCGTTTGGCCTTTGGACTTTGACGTTCCTGGTCGTCGCCAACATGATTGGCGCCGGCGTCTTCACCACCTCCGGCTTTACGCTGGCCAGCGTCGGTTCGCCGGGCTGGGTGGTGGCGGCCTGGGTGGTGGGCGGCTTTCTAGCTCTGATGGGCGCGATCAGCTACGGCCAGCTCAGCCGCGTCATGCCGGAGTCAGGCGGTGAGTATCTCTTCCTCTCGCAAGCGCTGCATCCGGCGGCCGGCTTTGTCGGCGGGTGGATCTCGCTGATCGCCGGCTTTACCGGCGCGATCGCCTACGCGGCGATCACGCTCGAAAAGTACGTCATCCACAGCGTCGACCTGCCGCTGTTTGACGGTTCGATCGCGATCGTAACAGTCGGCGTTTGCGGACTGCTGCACGGGCTGGGAGCGCGACTTGGCGCCGGACTGCAAAACGTAGTGGTGCTGCTGAAGCTGGCATTGCTCGGCTTGTTCCTATTCTTGGCGATCACATCCGACATCGATTGGCAAGGCGCTCCGCTACCTGCGGAACAGCGGCCCGAAGGTTGGGCGCTAGCGCTGGCGTTTGGCAACTCGCTGGTCTGGATCGCGCTCAGCTATCTCGGCTTCAACGCCGCCGTCTATGTCGCCAGCGAAGCGAAAGAAGTCTCTGACGTGCCGAAGGCGCTGCTCTACGGCACAGTGGCGGTCACGCTGCTGTATGTGCTGCTGAACGCCGTCTTCGTTTATGCGCCGGCGCCCACGGCGATCATCGGCAAGCCGGAAGTCGCCGCGATCGCAGCCGAGGCGATCGGGGGCAAGCCGCTGTCGCAATTGGTCAGCGCGACCATCGTGGTGGCCCTGTTCACCTCGGTGATGAGCATGATCATGGCGGCGCCGCGGGTTTACGCAAAAATGGCGGATGATGGATTCCTGCATCATTCGTTCCGGGCCCAAGAGTCGGCCCCGCAGACGGCGATCGCCCTGCAAAGCGTCCTGGCGATCGGGATGATTTTGTTTTATTCCCGTTTAGAGTCGCTGCTCGGCTATTTGGGGCTGACTCTCTCGCTCTGCGCCGCTTTGACCGTTTTCTGTGCGTTATTGCCGTCGGTTCGGCCCGGCCCACTATTTCGCCTTAGCAGCATTCCGCCGGTACTATATTTGATCGGTACGCTGGTATCGGCGGTTTTGATGTCGATCAACGAGCCTTGGGCGCTGGTTCCAGTGGCGATCACGTTTGGCGTCGGCGGGGCCGCATATTGGGCGATCCGGAGCCGATCGGCGCCAGCAGCCGACGGGCCACCCTCCGCCTGA
- a CDS encoding class I SAM-dependent methyltransferase: MPITYRSLVLSATILLGMVAVAGAQDKGPAAEQSVKPGINEKFLDESLDVDRWVKQFEVESREVYHAREDVLKAAGVKPGMRIADVGAGSGFYTRLFSRAVGPKGWVYAVDISPKFLQHIGGSNAELGLHNITCVLGGERSIQLPPDSVDLIFICDTYHHFEYPQSTLASIHSALREDGVLVVIDFERIPGTSRKWTLDHVRAGKEVFQQEIEQAGFALDEAPKLDSLKENYLLKFRKKSAE, translated from the coding sequence ATGCCAATTACGTATCGTTCTCTCGTTCTTAGCGCGACCATCCTGTTGGGGATGGTCGCGGTGGCCGGCGCGCAAGACAAAGGTCCTGCCGCCGAACAAAGCGTCAAACCTGGCATCAACGAAAAATTCCTCGACGAGTCGCTCGACGTCGACCGCTGGGTCAAGCAGTTTGAAGTCGAAAGCCGCGAGGTCTACCATGCCCGCGAAGACGTCCTGAAAGCGGCCGGCGTCAAACCAGGCATGCGCATCGCCGACGTCGGCGCTGGCTCCGGCTTTTATACCCGGCTTTTCTCCCGCGCCGTCGGTCCGAAAGGTTGGGTCTACGCCGTCGACATCTCCCCCAAGTTCCTGCAGCACATCGGCGGCAGCAACGCCGAACTGGGACTGCACAACATCACCTGCGTGCTCGGGGGCGAACGCTCGATCCAGCTGCCGCCGGACTCGGTTGACCTGATCTTCATCTGCGATACCTACCATCACTTTGAGTATCCGCAGTCGACGCTCGCTTCGATCCACAGCGCACTTCGCGAAGATGGCGTGCTGGTCGTGATCGATTTCGAGCGGATCCCCGGCACATCGCGGAAGTGGACGCTCGACCATGTCCGCGCCGGCAAAGAGGTTTTTCAACAAGAGATCGAGCAGGCGGGCTTCGCGCTCGACGAAGCGCCCAAGCTCGATTCGCTGAAAGAAAACTACCTGCTGAAGTTTCGGAAAAAGTCGGCCGAATGA
- a CDS encoding platelet-activating factor acetylhydrolase IB subunit — MLRIWTLGLLASLTIMNVSRAEDAKEVPTAVTSESRNDKNWWKDRHEQKLAAAKAADKIDLLMVGDSITHGWEGRGKEVFKEFYGDRNAHNIGFSGDHTEHVLWRFEHGELDNMSPKLAILMIGTNNTGHRKDPSENTAAGIKKIVGQLREKLPETKVLILAIFPRSANKSDEMRKINDGTNEIIKDLADDKMVFFLNINDKFLTEDGTLTKEVMPDLLHPHEKGYRIWAEAVEPTVAKLMGEKQ; from the coding sequence ATGCTGCGCATCTGGACGCTTGGACTACTCGCCTCGCTCACGATTATGAACGTTTCCCGCGCCGAAGACGCCAAGGAAGTTCCGACCGCCGTCACTTCGGAATCGCGCAACGACAAAAATTGGTGGAAAGATCGCCACGAACAAAAGCTGGCCGCCGCCAAGGCCGCCGACAAGATCGATCTGCTGATGGTCGGCGACTCGATCACCCACGGCTGGGAAGGCCGCGGCAAAGAAGTCTTCAAAGAATTCTACGGAGACCGCAACGCTCACAACATCGGCTTCAGCGGCGATCATACCGAACATGTCCTGTGGCGTTTCGAACATGGCGAACTCGACAACATGTCGCCGAAGCTGGCCATCCTGATGATCGGCACCAACAACACCGGCCATCGTAAAGACCCGTCGGAAAACACCGCCGCCGGCATCAAAAAGATCGTCGGCCAGTTGCGTGAGAAACTGCCGGAAACCAAGGTCCTGATCCTGGCCATCTTCCCCCGCAGCGCCAACAAGAGTGACGAGATGCGGAAGATCAATGACGGTACCAACGAGATCATCAAAGATCTGGCCGACGACAAGATGGTCTTCTTCCTGAACATCAACGACAAGTTCCTGACCGAAGACGGTACGCTGACCAAAGAAGTGATGCCCGACCTGCTGCACCCGCATGAAAAGGGTTATCGCATCTGGGCCGAAGCGGTCGAACCGACCGTCGCCAAACTGATGGGCGAAAAGCAATAA